In Arthrobacter sp. CJ23, the genomic window ATGACAGTAGACGAAGCAAACCACGCCAATACTGTCGGAAGTTCCTGGCGAAGGGTGCTGAGCCTGCTTGAACAGGACGAGCGGGTCAGCCCCCGGCAGCGCGGCTTCGTCATCCTTGCCCAGGCGCAGGGCCTGATCGGCTCCACCCTTCTGGTGGCCGTTCCCAATGAACTCACCCGGGAGGTCCTCCAGACCCAGGTCAAGGACGCCCTCGACGACGCCCTCCGCAGTGTCTTCTCCGACGACATCCGCTGCGCAATCGACGTCGACACCGATCTGGTGCCCCTCCACAAGGAGCCGGAAGCCGCCGTCGAGCTTTCCGCGGTGCCTGACCTCGCCGCAGAACCGAAGCCGCAGCCCACTCCGCCGAGCACCTCGCACGAATTCGGCCGGCTGAACCCGAAGTACATCTTCGATACCTTCGTGATCGGTTCCTCCAACCGCTTTGCCCACGCGGCCGCCGTCGCCGTCGCGGAGGCACCAGCCAAGGCGTACAACCCGCTGTTCATCTACGGCGACTCGGGGCTGGGCAAGACGCACCTGCTGCACGCGATCGGCCACTACGCCCGGCGGCTCTACAGCGGCATCCGCGTCCGCTACGTCAACTCCGAAGAGTTCACCAACGACTTCATCAACTCGATCCGTGACGACGAAGGCACCAGTTTCAAGACCACGTACCGCAACGTGGATGTGCTGCTGATCGACGACATCCAGTTCCTGGCGGGCAAGGACCGCACGCAGGAAGAGTTCTTCCACACGTTCAACGCCCTGCACAACGCCAACAAGCAGGTGGTCATCACCTCGGACCAGCCGCCCAAGATGCTGGCCGGCTTCGAGGACCGCATGACCTCGCGCTTCGAATGGGGCCTGCTCACGGACATCCAGCCGCCGGAGCTCGAGACCCGCATCGCGATCCTGCGCAAGAAGGGCCTCAGCGAAGGACTCTCGGCGCCGGACGACGCCCTGGAGTACATCGCGTCCAAGATCTCCAGCAACATCCGCGAACTCGAGGGCGCCCTCATCCGCGTCACCGCGTTCGCCAGCCTGAACCGCCAGCCGGTGGATGTTGCCCTCGCCGAGATGGTCCTCAAGGACCTCATCACCGACGACGGCGCCCAGGAGATCACTGCCAAGCAAATCCTCGACCAGACCGCAGACTACTTCAAGCTCAGCATGGAAGAGCTCTGCAGCAAGTCCCGCACGCGCACCCTGGTGACGGCGCGGCAGATCGCCATGTACCTCTGCCGCGAACTGACGGACATGTCCCTGCCCAAGATCGGACAGGAGCTGGGCGGCCGCGACCACACCACCGTCATTCACGCGGACCGCAAGATCCGCGAGCTGATGGCCGAGCGCCGTGTGATCTACAACCAGGTCACCGAGCTGACCAACCGCATCAAACAGCAGCAGCGAAACTCCTGAATCCACAGCGCGGCCGCCACCACATACCTTATTAACAGGCACATGTGGATAAGCCTGTGGATACTTAAGGGGACAAGCGCGGTTAATGGGCTTAAAACCCTTAAGCCGTCTGTGGATCGTTAAAAACGGGCCTGAAGGTTGTCCCCATCCACACCCTGTTTAAAACCCGGTTAACGCACATCTCGTGAACAGGGCTTAACTGCGGAACGGCGCGTCGAAACGGGGTTATCCACAGTTTCCACAGCAGTTATTAACACTACGAATCCCAAAAAATTGAAATTCCTCAAATAACAATCTCCCTCCACCGCCCGCCGGGCCCAGCCAACGGCTGTGCCGAAGCACCGGCCGGAAACCTGGGGATGGGTTAATCGCGGATCTTCCGGCTAAGCTGTCAGCAGCGCTCCCATCCCTGGGTCTGTTTTGTGGTTCGCACAGCGTTGACCATGCAGCTTCCGGTGCCGGAGCGCGACGATTTTGGCGGGTTCCAGACAGGGATCCGCGGTTTGGACATGGCAGCAGCAATGAAAGGCGGCACCCTTCCGTGAAGTTCAGAGTCGAACGGGACGTCCTGGCAGAAGCCGTAACCTGGACCGCCCGATCGTTGTCTCCGCGGCCGCCTGTTCCGGTGCTCTCGGGTCTTCTCCTCAAGGCTGAAGCCGGGACAGTCACCCTCTCGAGCTTTGACTACGAGACCTCCGCACGCCTGGAAATCCCGGCTGACATCACCACCGAGGGCACCATCCTGGTCTCCGGCCGCCTGCTCGCAGACATCTGCCGCAGCCTGCCCTCCGCCCCAGTGGACGTCGAAACCGACGGCAGCAAAGTCACACTGAGCTGCCGCCGAAGCAGCTTCCACCTGGCCACCATGCCGGAGTCCGAATACCCGGCCCTGCCGGCACTCCCGGAAATCAGCGGAACCCTCCCCGGTGACGCCTTTGCCCAGGCCGTTTCCCAGGTGATCATCGCCGCCAGCAAGGACGACACTCTCCCGATCCTCACCGGTGTCCGGATGGAGATCGAGGATGACATGATCACCCTCCTGGCAACAGACCGTTACCGGCTGGCCATGCGCGAAGTGCCCTGGAAGCCCGTCACTCCGGGCATTTCCACGAGTGCCCTGGTGAAGTCCAAGACGCTGAACGAAGTAGCCAAGACCCTTGGTGGCAGCGGCGACATCAACCTCGCCATCGCCAGCGACGACAGCCGCCTTATCGGCTTCGAAAGCGGCGGACGCACCACCACCTCGCTGCTCGTTGACGGCGACTACCCCAAGATCCGCTCGCTGTTCCCGGACTCCACTCCGATCCACGCCACTGTGCAGACCCAGGAACTCGTGGAAGCCGTCCGGCGCGTGTCCCTCGTGGCCGAACGCAACACCCCAGTCCGCCTCGCCTTCACACAGGGGCTCCTGAACCTCGACGCCGGCACCGGCGAAGACGCCCAGGCCTCCGAAGAGCTCGAAGCCCAGCTGTCCGGTGACGACATCACCGTGGCCTTCAACCCGCACTACCTGGTGGAGGGCCTCAGCGTCATCGAAACCAAGTACGTCCGGTTCTCCTTCACCACCGCGCCCAAGCCGGCCATGATCACCGCCCAGGCCGGGGCCGACGGCGACGACCAAGGCGACTACCGTTACCTCGTGATGCCGGTCCGCCTCCCCAACTAGCTGGCAGTTGTGGTTGTTCTGAGCGCTCAGAACAACCACTAATGCGAGTCAGTTGGGCCTTCCGCAGCCACCACCGCCACCTCCGCAGAAAAGAGTTCACGTCGTGCATATCGGACTGATCGGCCTTGGAAAAATGGGTTTCAACATGCGGGAACGCATGCGAAACGGCGGCATTGAAGTCACCGGCTTCGACCGCAACCCGGACATCACCGACGTCTCGTCCGTGGATGAACTCATCGCCGCGCTTCCGACGCCGCGGCTGGTCTGGATCATGGTTCCGGCCGGCGACATCACCGATGCCGTGGTCACCGAGCTCGGCGCCAAGCTCAGCCCCGGCGACCTCGTGATCGACGGCGGGAACTCGCGCTTCACCGAGGACCAGAAGCACGCTGCTGCACTGGCCGAGAAGGACATCCGCTTCGCCGACTGCGGCGTGTCCGGCGGGGTCTGGGGCCTGCAGAACGGCTACGGCCTCATGGCCGGCGGCTCGGACGAGGACATCGCTTTGGCCATGCCCGTGTTCGATGCCCTCCGCCCCGAAGGCGACCGCGCCGACAGCTTCGTCCATGTGGGCGGCGTCGGCGCAGGCCACTACGCCAAGATGGTCCACAACGGCATCGAGTACGGCCTGATGCAGGCTTACGCCGAAGGCTACGAACTGCTCGCCGCCAAGGACATCGTCAACGACCTCCCCGGCACGTTCCGCGCCTGGCAGAAAGGCACCGTGGTGCGCTCCTGGCTGCTGGACCTCATGGTCAAGGCCCTGGACGAGGATCCTGGCCTGGCCTCGATCGATGACTACGTGGAAGACTCCGGCGAAGGCCGCTGGACCGTGGAGGAAGCCATCGCCAACGCGGTCCCGGCACCGGCCATCACGGCCGCGCTCTTTGCCCGGTTCTCCTCCCGCGAGGACAGCTCCCCGGCCATGAAGATGGTCTCGGCGCTGCGCCATCAATTCGGTGGCCACGCCACGCGTCCGTCCAGCTAGGCCGCGGGGAGTCCAGCAGCAGGCGTGTACCTAGAACATCTTTCGCTCACCGACTTCCGCAGCTACGCGCAGGTCGACCTCAAGCTCGGCCCCGGGGTCACCGTCCTGGTGGGTGCCAACGGCATCGGCAAGACGAACCTCATGGAGGCCATCGGCTATCTGGCGAGCCTGAGTTCGCACCGTGTCAGCACCGACGGGCCGCTGTTGCGCTTCGGAACCGAACGCGCCCTGATCCGAGCCAAGCTGGTGCGCGGCGAACAGTCAACGGTGATCGAGCTCGAAATCAACGCCGGCCGGGCCAACCGGGGGCGCATCAACCGCGGCAATCCGGTGCGTGCACGGGATCTCCTGGGCATCTGCCAGACCGTGCTGTTTGCCCCCGAGGACCTCGCCCTGGTCAAGGGCGATCCGTCCAACCGGCGCCGTTTCCTCGATGAACTCCTGGTCAGCCTGGTTCCGCGGCACGCTGCCACCCGCAGCGACTACGACCGTGTGCTCAGACAGCGCAACGCCCTGCTGAAATCGGCCCGCGTCGGCAAATTCTCGGCCGGCCACGAAGCCACCCTTGATGTGTGGGACCAGCACATGGCCCGGGCCGGCGCCGAGCTGCTGCACGCCCGCCTGGAACTGGTGGAGCGGCTCCGCCCGCACCTGGACGGCGCGTACGCCCAGCTCACGGACGGCTCCAAGACGGCCGGCGCCGTGTACCGCTCCACGATCCAGGGCGTCCTGGACGACGACGGCGGTCCGGCCGAGCGCGCAACTGAGGCTCCGGCGTCGGGCGAGGACCTCCGGCTGCTGTCCGTGGACCAGCTCACCGAACGCTATGTCCAGGCGTTCGCGGCGTCCCGCCGCAGGGAACTGGAGCGCGGGATTTCGCTGGTGGGCCCGCACCGTGACGAGCTCGAACTGGTCCTTGGCGAGGCCCCTGCCAAGGGCTACGCCTCGCACGGCGAAACCTGGTCCATGTGCCTTGCCCTGCGGCTTGCCTCCTACTACGTGATGCTGGATGACACCAGGACCGGCGGCACCGCGCCGATCCTGATCCTGGACGACGTGTTCGCCGAACTGGACGTGCAGCGTCGGCGTAAACTGGCAGCAATAGTTGCCGGAGCCGAACAGGTCCTGGTGACAGCCGCCGTCGACGCCGACATCCCGGAGGAGCTGGCCGGACGGCGCGTAACCGTTGTTCCGGGAGGCATCGATGGCGAAGGATAGCCGCGACGGACTCCAGCCCGGCCGGGATCCCGACGAAATCGACGCCGCCCAGGCCGCGCTGAACCGCATGCGCGACGCCGCCGCGGCCCGTGGCGAAGTCCGGCAGCGCGCCCCGCGCTCCGGGGAGGCGCCCAAGCGGAAGGGCATGCGGGATACCCGCGGCTTCGCCCAGTTCCACGGCAGCGGCCGGGATCCCCTGGGCCTGGGCAAGGTGGTGGGCCGGCTCGTGGCCGAGCGCGGCTGGACCTCGCCGGTGGCCGTGGGCTCCGTCATGGCGGAGTGGGCCACCCTGGTGGGTCCGGAAATCTCGGCCCACTGCACCCCCGAAAGCTTCACCGACACCACCCTCCATGTGCGCTGCGATTCCACGGCCTGGGCCACCCAGCTCCGGCTGCTGAGCATGAGCCTGCTGGAGATGTTCCGCAATGAACTGGGCGACGGCGTGGTCACGAGCATCCAGGTGCTGGGACCCTCGGCGCCGAGCTGGCGCAAGGGCGGACGCAGCGTCAACGGACGCGGCCCCCGCGACACCTACGGCTGAGGAGAACCGGCGGAGGCTGGACGCCGTGCAGAGCGATTCAACGCCCGCGGGCCGTATAGGCACCCATCTGACCCACCACAGGGCCCTTCCAGTGGGGGCCAACGGCCTCCCAAGGGCACTTTCCCGGCCCGGCTGGCCCCGTATTGGCGGGGAAAGGCCCTATTTCACGGTAGAATCGGCATAGATAACTGGGCGCCGGTGCGATGTTGACGGGGTCGGATTTCCAGAGAATGGGACCGGACCACCAGCCAACCGATGCATCGGCGCTATCAGTCACGTCCCTGTTGGCGCCTGCGGTTCACCGCGGGCAGATCCGGGAACGGCCATCATCGAGTACAGAGGAGTCGACAGCGCCTGTGGCTAACGACAATGCAGAGACCTTGGCAGTAGAGCCCGTGGCGGAGAATGCCTCCACACCGGAAACGACGGTCGAGGCACCCAGGGAATACGGCGCCAGCGACATCACCGTCCTCGAAGGCCTCGAAGCGGTGCGCAAGCGCCCCGGCATGTACATCGGTTCCACCGGTCCGCGCGGCCTCCACCACCTGGTGTACGAAGTGGTGGACAACTCCGTGGATGAGGCCCTGGCCGGCTACTGCAGCCACATCGAGATCACCCTCCGCGCCGACGGCGGCGTGAAAGTAGTGGACGACGGCCGCGGCATCCCAGTGGACATCCACCCCAGCGAGGGCAAGCCCACCGTTGAAGTGGTCATGACCATCCTGCACGCCGGCGGCAAGTTCGGCGGCGGCGGCTACGCCGTCTCCGGCGGCCTCCACGGCGTGGGCATTTCCGTGGTCAATGCCTTGTCCCGCCGCGTGGACACCGAGGTCCGCCGCCAGGGTCACGTTTGGCGCATGTCCTTCGCCGACGGCGGCAAGCCGCAGGGCGAGCTCGTCCAGGGCGAAGCCACCACGGAAACCGGAACCACGCAGACGTTCTACCCGGACGGCACGATCTTCGAGTCCACGGTCTTCGACTTCGAGACACTGCGCGCACGCTTCCAGCAGATGGCCTTCCTCAACAAGGGCCTCAAGATCACTCTGACGGACGAACGCCCGGTGCAGAGCGCCTCCGTGGACGACCTCGACCTGGACGTGGTGACCACGGAAGGCGAAGTCGCTGCCGAGCACCGCACCGTTGTCTATCAGTACAACGACGGCCTGCTGGACTACGTCAAGCACCTGAACTC contains:
- the dnaN gene encoding DNA polymerase III subunit beta yields the protein MKFRVERDVLAEAVTWTARSLSPRPPVPVLSGLLLKAEAGTVTLSSFDYETSARLEIPADITTEGTILVSGRLLADICRSLPSAPVDVETDGSKVTLSCRRSSFHLATMPESEYPALPALPEISGTLPGDAFAQAVSQVIIAASKDDTLPILTGVRMEIEDDMITLLATDRYRLAMREVPWKPVTPGISTSALVKSKTLNEVAKTLGGSGDINLAIASDDSRLIGFESGGRTTTSLLVDGDYPKIRSLFPDSTPIHATVQTQELVEAVRRVSLVAERNTPVRLAFTQGLLNLDAGTGEDAQASEELEAQLSGDDITVAFNPHYLVEGLSVIETKYVRFSFTTAPKPAMITAQAGADGDDQGDYRYLVMPVRLPN
- the recF gene encoding DNA replication/repair protein RecF (All proteins in this family for which functions are known are DNA-binding proteins that assist the filamentation of RecA onto DNA for the initiation of recombination or recombinational repair.) yields the protein MYLEHLSLTDFRSYAQVDLKLGPGVTVLVGANGIGKTNLMEAIGYLASLSSHRVSTDGPLLRFGTERALIRAKLVRGEQSTVIELEINAGRANRGRINRGNPVRARDLLGICQTVLFAPEDLALVKGDPSNRRRFLDELLVSLVPRHAATRSDYDRVLRQRNALLKSARVGKFSAGHEATLDVWDQHMARAGAELLHARLELVERLRPHLDGAYAQLTDGSKTAGAVYRSTIQGVLDDDGGPAERATEAPASGEDLRLLSVDQLTERYVQAFAASRRRELERGISLVGPHRDELELVLGEAPAKGYASHGETWSMCLALRLASYYVMLDDTRTGGTAPILILDDVFAELDVQRRRKLAAIVAGAEQVLVTAAVDADIPEELAGRRVTVVPGGIDGEG
- the dnaA gene encoding chromosomal replication initiator protein DnaA, with the protein product MTVDEANHANTVGSSWRRVLSLLEQDERVSPRQRGFVILAQAQGLIGSTLLVAVPNELTREVLQTQVKDALDDALRSVFSDDIRCAIDVDTDLVPLHKEPEAAVELSAVPDLAAEPKPQPTPPSTSHEFGRLNPKYIFDTFVIGSSNRFAHAAAVAVAEAPAKAYNPLFIYGDSGLGKTHLLHAIGHYARRLYSGIRVRYVNSEEFTNDFINSIRDDEGTSFKTTYRNVDVLLIDDIQFLAGKDRTQEEFFHTFNALHNANKQVVITSDQPPKMLAGFEDRMTSRFEWGLLTDIQPPELETRIAILRKKGLSEGLSAPDDALEYIASKISSNIRELEGALIRVTAFASLNRQPVDVALAEMVLKDLITDDGAQEITAKQILDQTADYFKLSMEELCSKSRTRTLVTARQIAMYLCRELTDMSLPKIGQELGGRDHTTVIHADRKIRELMAERRVIYNQVTELTNRIKQQQRNS
- a CDS encoding DUF721 domain-containing protein, with product MAKDSRDGLQPGRDPDEIDAAQAALNRMRDAAAARGEVRQRAPRSGEAPKRKGMRDTRGFAQFHGSGRDPLGLGKVVGRLVAERGWTSPVAVGSVMAEWATLVGPEISAHCTPESFTDTTLHVRCDSTAWATQLRLLSMSLLEMFRNELGDGVVTSIQVLGPSAPSWRKGGRSVNGRGPRDTYG
- the gnd gene encoding phosphogluconate dehydrogenase (NAD(+)-dependent, decarboxylating) gives rise to the protein MHIGLIGLGKMGFNMRERMRNGGIEVTGFDRNPDITDVSSVDELIAALPTPRLVWIMVPAGDITDAVVTELGAKLSPGDLVIDGGNSRFTEDQKHAAALAEKDIRFADCGVSGGVWGLQNGYGLMAGGSDEDIALAMPVFDALRPEGDRADSFVHVGGVGAGHYAKMVHNGIEYGLMQAYAEGYELLAAKDIVNDLPGTFRAWQKGTVVRSWLLDLMVKALDEDPGLASIDDYVEDSGEGRWTVEEAIANAVPAPAITAALFARFSSREDSSPAMKMVSALRHQFGGHATRPSS